ttggaccatttcagattgtcagtgatgtgcacgccgaggaacttgaagcttttcaccttcttgatgtggatggggggggtgctccctctgctatctcctgaagtccacgatcagcaccttcgttttgttgacgttgagggagaggatattttccttgccccactccgacagggccctcacctcctccctgtaggctgtctcatcattgttggtagtcaggcctaccactgttgtgttgtttgcaaacttgatgattgagttggaggcatgcgtggccacacagtcatgggtgaacagggagtataggagggggctgGGCATGCACCCTTATGGCAAccctgtgttgaagatcagcgtagtggaggtgttgttgcctaccttcaccacctggaggtggcccgtcaggaagtccaagacccaGACCCAGGTCCCAGAGCTTAATGATGACCttggagggtactgtggtgttgaagcctgagctgtagtcaatgaacagcaatccgacgtctgcattggccatgcagcatttacagtgatacggcctctgcagaagttGCATAGAGAAAGAAAAGTAGAAAGCTGTTTTGCTCCAAATAACTGGACATTACAGGCTACATTTTCCAATACAATGCTAATTCCTTTTGAACACTACAAGCACATTTTACAGTGTTCATCTCTCACAACCACAGGCAAGTTCAAGTTTACAGTCATCAACTTACCAACAGCGTGATTGCCATACAACAGCTGTTCAAGGATGGCTGTTTTTCCTACAGATGCCAAACCACACACCACAACTTTGCAACCTTTCCCCATTTCGATAACGCAAAAACCTGCAATAGCAGAAAATGAAACGTAAAATAGCTAGAAGATGAGCTGGCTAGCCCTAACTAGCTGAAGCATCAAATATTTGCTCATTGTTCTATCTATGGAAGCATCTTCGTAAACATCGCATCCAAagttacctagctaacgttagcttgatgCAATAAAATAAGTACCTTGGTTTAAAAGCTGACAGAGTTGGACAAATGGAGAGATTACAATTATTATTGCAATAAACTGGTTATCTACGTAACTTTGAAgtgatttagctagctaacgttagctaaaatcAAGGCAACAATTCTGTGTTTTGACAACAAGGAAATTCCAATGATTCTCTGCGCTTGTGCAGAGGCAAGGGGTGGGGGTTAAACTTTGAGAAAAAATGCActgtataaataaaatatatacatgTTATTTGTAATATGcataaataaatgtaaaagaaaAACGTATATTACCAGCTGCCAATGATAATGGTAAAATTGATAAAAGTGTAGTGGGTGGACCAAATTTCAACGCACAATGTACAAAAGTAGCTTATTTTCTTTCAATCTGGTGGTGATTTTCAATTCTAAAATTTAAATACCATCAAAATCCCAGGTTATGAAGTTAGGTGAAATGTATATGAAAAATATGAACATTATTGGAATAAACTACAATACCCAGGCGTGTCTGACCTGAACTGTGTTACTGACGTTTTCATAAAGCATGCTGGGTACGTTTTCTCTTTCTTTCCGGCTGGTACGCCATCATGTAAGCGAATAATTTTGTCGTTTTTCAGAATGTACAATCCATCAAAAATCTGAATTAAATCATTACCATCAGGTTGTATAGTTGTGGATTTAGTTGATGGGGTTCGTCGTTAATAACACAGTACCTCAATTTCTACATTTGAATTGATGAAAAATGGAATATTGCATTGTGTAGCCGAAATAGTGAGCGGGTCTCCTATCGGTCTTCTATGTACTGCCACGGAGCGAGGTTAGAAAATTGATAGCCATTGACATTCTGTGTTTCTAAAATGTGTGTATTTGGCGTTAGAGGTTTTTCTTGTGACTAtttggtgtttttttgttgtggTAAGTGGTTGCCTACAATGGAGTGTTAGCCGCCTAACTTGCTACCTATCCAGTGTGTAGGACTGTAAGCATCGGGGCCTACTGCGAGCCTCCTGCTTCCAGAAGACAGATTTCCAGCGGGTCTGGAATTAAACAGAAATTTGACCAAAAGCACTTCCCCGTAGACTCCAATTTAATACCCGCTAAATGAAATGTATCCCGGAGATGTCATTCATGACTTGAATAGTTCAGGGTACGTTGTAAACAAACTAAACGTGCTGGATGGCTAGCTGGCCAACTTGGCCAAATCATGGCTTCTAATGGACATTAGCTAGCTACCAAATGTTACTTGTCGGTGCCTTATTTCTCTCCAACTAACTGCTAAATCGCAACATTGAATGTTGGTTATTGGTTACATATTTCTCTTTGCCTTTTTTCACAGTTAGTCTAACATGGGAGCGTACAAATATATACAGGAGCTATGGCGCAAGAAGCAGTCCGACGTGATGCGCTTCCTCCTGCGCGTCCGTTGCTGGCAATACCGTCAGCTCTCTGGTCTCCACCGTGCTCCTAGACCCACCAGACCCGATAAGGCCCGCAGACTAGGGTACAAGTGCAAACAAGGTGGGTGTCTGTTCCATTCAAATTGTAGAATGTAGACCAACGTATATAATGTTAGACTCATGTAACTTTGCTGTAATGGTTATCTGTTGCATGCTTGTGCTTCATAGTTGATCGTTTCTCATGTGACCTTTGATCCTCAAGTTTGCCACATGTCTGAGGCAGGGCATAAGATGTTGTCAGATGCAATGGTGTGATAAGTTAAATATGTAAAATGTTGTAGCCCTATTGATGTGATTAGGCAGTAATGGTATTCTGATTGCTTGTTTGTGCTTTCATTAATACCTGTGAGTCACTTATCCGTTTAAGTGTTTATTCACATTAAAGGTGGACCAAGTGGTTTATATCGTATCATTTATATCGTATCATTTATATCGTATTTTATTCTTTGACATGTTGCTGATCTCTTATGCCAGGCTGTTATTTACATCATTGATGTCTTCCTGACTTCTCTCCATATAACAGGCTATGTCATCTACCGTGTCCGCGTTCGCCGTGGAGGCCGCAAGCGCCCCGTGCCCAAGGGTGCCACCTACGGCAAGCCCGTCCACCATGGTGTCAACCAGATCAAGTTCGCACGCAGCCTCCAGTCCACTGCTGAGGTAAGAGCTCCTGTACAGGTGCATCTCCCAGGTTGTGGTCTGattctcatccctctccccaatGTTGTACTTGCTCACTTTGTTCTAGGACTTGAAAAGCATAGGATTGGTGTAAACTTGGGCTACAGTTACTTTTTCTATACAATTTTACTCAGTATTTATTTTAAATCCATGAGGGTAGTGAATGATTGCACACTTCGGGGAGAAGTTACTAAGAACTGCATAAGGATGTCACTGATCTGTCTTCATTTGGCAAATTTATGCTCAATTACAAATCTACCATTCCCCCTGCTTCTAGGCACTTGTACAGATATTAGTTAATTTCATATTGGCCCCATTGCCCTCTGATAGGCATGTTGGAATTTGCCATTTTTTAACTTGGTTTCTTTTCTGAAACAAGGCTCATATTCCAAATGGTACCCCTTTCTTCAACACCAATAATGCATTCTCTCAATGTGGTTAATGATGCTCAACTTTTTTCCCCATCTTATCGACTATGGTGAAACCTGTCTGAAATAAGCCAATTTGTCTGAAACCACAGAAAATAATGCGTCATTCCCAAAAGTTTCTTGGTTgtatttaaaactgta
This region of Salvelinus namaycush isolate Seneca chromosome 32, SaNama_1.0, whole genome shotgun sequence genomic DNA includes:
- the LOC120027211 gene encoding 60S ribosomal protein L15-like, which produces MGAYKYIQELWRKKQSDVMRFLLRVRCWQYRQLSGLHRAPRPTRPDKARRLGYKCKQGYVIYRVRVRRGGRKRPVPKGATYGKPVHHGVNQIKFARSLQSTAEERAGRHCGGLRVLASYWVGEDSTYKFFEVILIDTFHKTIRRNPDTQWITRPVHKHREMRGLTSAGKKSRGLGKGHKFHMTMGGSRRAAWKRRNTLQLHRYR